A window of Pseudomonadales bacterium contains these coding sequences:
- the ggt gene encoding gamma-glutamyltransferase — protein sequence MSLSPVVARQTIIARLLLCGLLLLGGTGSSWAVDENRAPEAATGSRSNSAVTASRYLVVAADPQAAEAGRRILAAGGSAVDAAIAVQMVLNLVEPQSSGIGGGAFMLHWTHRTGQLISYDGRETAPAAATPDLFLNNDGAPMKMLQAIVGGRSVGTPGVLAMLELAHQRHGRLPWRQLFTDAIRLADRGFIVSPRLAELLQKNSNPGLLEPGAAHDYFYPAGQALTAGSRLTNPAYAKLLRRIAIEGPTAFYRGKTAQRMVDAVQRHRNPGPLRLSDLAHYQPKERPPLCGPYRGHRICSMAPPSSGGVTLLQMLALLEPFDLAAFRPVSVEAAHLFAQAGRLAFADRALYLADSDFVPVPLKALLDPDYLRQRARLINPQHDMGVAAAGQLSLLTQAEDRSPELPSTSHFSIIDRDGNAVSMTSSIETAFGSTLMVDGFLLNNQMTDFSFLPEQNGQPVANRIAGGKRPRSSMTPAMVFDEQGELRWILGSPGGARIIPFVAQSLIALIDWRLDPQRTVDLPHYQNRNDRTELEAGTAAVTLREPLEALGHPVDVRDLSSGIHLIERNPTGLIGAADSRREGSAAGR from the coding sequence ATGTCGCTCTCTCCTGTCGTCGCTCGGCAGACCATCATAGCGCGCCTGCTGCTCTGTGGCCTGCTGCTGCTCGGCGGCACCGGCAGCAGTTGGGCCGTCGATGAGAACCGCGCTCCGGAAGCCGCCACTGGCAGCCGCAGCAACAGCGCCGTCACCGCCAGCCGCTATCTGGTAGTGGCCGCCGATCCACAGGCCGCCGAGGCCGGCCGCCGCATTCTCGCCGCCGGCGGTTCCGCAGTCGATGCAGCCATCGCCGTGCAGATGGTGCTCAATCTGGTCGAACCGCAATCCTCCGGCATTGGCGGTGGCGCCTTCATGCTCCACTGGACGCACAGAACCGGGCAGCTCATCAGCTATGACGGGCGCGAGACCGCACCTGCTGCCGCAACGCCCGATCTGTTTCTGAACAATGATGGCGCCCCGATGAAGATGCTGCAGGCGATCGTCGGCGGTCGCTCGGTCGGCACCCCCGGCGTGCTCGCCATGCTCGAACTGGCCCATCAGCGCCATGGCCGGCTGCCGTGGCGGCAACTGTTCACCGATGCCATCCGTCTGGCCGACCGGGGCTTCATCGTCTCGCCACGACTGGCCGAACTGCTGCAAAAGAACAGCAATCCGGGCCTGCTGGAGCCCGGAGCGGCGCATGACTACTTCTACCCTGCTGGCCAAGCGCTCACGGCCGGCAGCCGGCTGACCAACCCGGCCTACGCGAAGTTGCTGCGGCGCATCGCCATCGAAGGCCCCACTGCCTTCTATCGTGGAAAAACCGCGCAACGAATGGTCGACGCCGTCCAAAGACACCGCAACCCCGGTCCTTTGCGCCTGTCCGACCTGGCCCACTATCAGCCGAAGGAGCGGCCACCGCTGTGCGGGCCTTATCGCGGTCATCGGATCTGCAGCATGGCGCCTCCCTCTTCCGGCGGCGTGACCTTGCTGCAGATGCTGGCACTGCTGGAGCCCTTCGACCTGGCCGCATTCAGGCCGGTTTCGGTCGAGGCGGCGCATCTCTTTGCCCAGGCCGGACGGCTCGCCTTCGCCGACCGGGCGCTCTATCTGGCCGACAGCGATTTCGTTCCGGTACCGCTGAAGGCACTGCTCGACCCCGACTATCTGCGCCAGCGTGCCCGGCTGATCAACCCGCAACATGACATGGGCGTGGCGGCGGCGGGCCAGCTGTCGTTGCTGACCCAGGCCGAAGACCGTTCACCCGAACTTCCCTCCACCAGTCACTTCAGCATCATCGACCGCGATGGCAATGCGGTGTCGATGACCAGCAGCATCGAGACCGCCTTCGGCTCGACGCTGATGGTCGATGGCTTTCTGCTCAACAATCAGATGACCGACTTCTCGTTCCTGCCCGAACAGAACGGTCAGCCAGTGGCCAACCGCATCGCCGGCGGCAAACGGCCACGCAGTTCGATGACACCGGCCATGGTGTTCGATGAACAGGGTGAACTCAGATGGATCCTCGGCTCGCCGGGTGGCGCACGCATCATCCCCTTCGTGGCCCAGAGCCTGATCGCACTGATCGACTGGCGGCTCGATCCGCAACGCACCGTCGATCTGCCGCACTACCAGAATCGCAACGACCGCACCGAACTGGAGGCAGGCACCGCCGCCGTCACGCTGCGCGAACCATTGGAAGCACTGGGCCATCCGGTCGATGTGCGCGACCTCAGCAGTGGAATTCATCTGATCGAACGCAACCCGACCGGGCTGATTGGCGCTGCCGATTCACGCCGTGAAGGCAGTGCGGCAGGCCGCTGA
- a CDS encoding glutathione S-transferase N-terminal domain-containing protein: MIDLYTAATPNGYKASIMLEEIGLDYNVIALNLAAGEQKSPAFLAINPNGRIPAIVDRDEEDFAIFESGAILVYLAEKSGQLLPTDRKGRSRVMQWLMFQMGGIGPMQGQANVFFRYFEEKLPAVISRYQNETRRLYQVLDGQLAQHEYLCGDYSIADIANWSWVRAHNWAGVAIDDLPHLQRWHDTLQARPACVRGIAVPPRPPRSDATIAGARQMLTR, encoded by the coding sequence ATGATAGACCTTTACACCGCAGCGACGCCCAACGGCTACAAGGCGTCGATCATGCTCGAAGAGATTGGCCTCGACTATAACGTAATCGCCCTCAATCTGGCAGCTGGCGAGCAGAAGAGCCCGGCTTTCCTGGCCATCAACCCCAATGGCCGCATCCCGGCGATCGTCGATCGGGATGAAGAGGATTTCGCCATCTTCGAATCGGGGGCCATTCTGGTCTATCTGGCCGAGAAGAGTGGCCAACTGCTGCCGACCGATCGCAAGGGGCGCTCGAGGGTGATGCAGTGGCTGATGTTCCAGATGGGTGGCATCGGGCCGATGCAGGGGCAGGCCAATGTCTTCTTCCGCTACTTCGAAGAGAAGCTGCCGGCGGTGATTTCGCGCTACCAGAACGAGACCCGGCGGCTCTACCAGGTGCTCGATGGCCAACTGGCGCAGCATGAGTACCTCTGTGGTGACTACAGCATTGCCGACATCGCCAACTGGAGCTGGGTGCGTGCGCACAACTGGGCCGGCGTGGCGATCGATGACCTGCCCCACCTGCAGCGCTGGCATGACACCCTGCAGGCACGTCCGGCCTGTGTGCGCGGCATCGCCGTTCCACCGCGACCACCCCGCTCCGATGCCACCATTGCCGGCGCGCGACAGATGTTGACCCGCTAG
- a CDS encoding exosortase/archaeosortase family protein, with protein MPALPYPLWLSLVIFVGLFFILQWAWGKAHDTGVERLIIHDATVRLATTLVNLLTPEAGARAVGASIKASGGGLNILNGCEGTEIMFLLIAAFAAVRLTWRRTLVGLGLGLVLVFALNQLRILVLFYAFRNERNLFDLLHTSILPALLVAAVALYFYAVLHRDRMA; from the coding sequence ATGCCAGCGCTGCCCTATCCGCTGTGGTTGAGTCTGGTCATCTTCGTTGGCCTGTTTTTCATCCTGCAATGGGCTTGGGGTAAAGCGCACGACACCGGGGTCGAGCGGCTGATCATCCACGATGCCACGGTAAGGCTGGCAACGACGCTGGTGAACCTGCTCACACCCGAAGCCGGCGCACGGGCGGTCGGTGCCAGCATCAAGGCCTCGGGAGGTGGGCTCAATATCCTGAATGGTTGCGAAGGAACGGAGATCATGTTTCTGCTGATTGCGGCCTTTGCCGCCGTGCGTCTGACCTGGCGCCGCACCCTGGTTGGTCTGGGCCTTGGACTCGTGCTGGTCTTCGCGCTCAATCAGTTGCGCATCCTGGTGCTGTTCTATGCCTTTCGCAATGAGCGGAATCTGTTCGACCTGTTGCACACCTCCATCCTGCCCGCCCTTCTGGTGGCTGCCGTTGCGCTCTATTTCTACGCCGTCCTTCACCGTGACCGCATGGCCTAG
- a CDS encoding alpha-ketoglutarate-dependent dioxygenase AlkB: MTSHPAARSIVIDDGELTLWPDAFVLSRPDDPSLFEQLSSAIPWRQDEITLFGKRHRLPRLQAWHGDPGASYRYSGLLLQPTPWQPLLNEIRRQVETLTGLRFNSALANLYRDGNDAMGWHSDDEAELGVDPAIASVSFGASRRFLLRHRRRKDRPRIEILLSDGSLLLMAGPLQTHWQHAVPRSRGVSEPRINLTFRLIRP; this comes from the coding sequence ATGACCTCCCATCCAGCAGCCCGGTCGATCGTCATCGACGATGGCGAGCTCACGCTGTGGCCCGATGCCTTTGTCCTGTCACGGCCCGACGATCCATCGCTGTTCGAACAGTTGAGCTCGGCCATTCCCTGGCGGCAGGATGAGATCACGCTGTTCGGCAAGCGTCATCGGCTGCCCCGGTTGCAGGCCTGGCATGGCGATCCGGGCGCGAGCTACCGTTATTCGGGGCTGCTGTTGCAGCCAACGCCCTGGCAGCCACTGCTGAACGAAATTCGCCGGCAGGTCGAGACCCTGACCGGGCTGCGCTTCAACTCGGCTCTGGCCAATCTCTACCGTGATGGCAACGATGCAATGGGCTGGCACAGTGACGACGAGGCCGAACTGGGCGTCGATCCGGCCATCGCCTCGGTCAGCTTCGGTGCCAGCCGCCGATTTCTGCTGCGACACCGCCGGCGCAAGGACCGACCGCGAATCGAGATTCTGCTGAGCGACGGCTCACTGCTGCTGATGGCCGGACCACTGCAAACACACTGGCAACATGCGGTGCCGCGCAGCAGAGGCGTGAGCGAACCGCGGATCAATCTGACCTTTCGCCTGATCAGGCCATAG